In Hippoglossus stenolepis isolate QCI-W04-F060 chromosome 20, HSTE1.2, whole genome shotgun sequence, the following are encoded in one genomic region:
- the fhit gene encoding bis(5'-adenosyl)-triphosphatase, with protein MSTLRFGQHLIKASAVFLQTELSFALVNRKPVVPGHVLVCPLRPVERFRDLHPEELADLFKTTQLVADLVEKHFSATSLTIAIQDGPEAGQTVKHVHVHVLPRREGDFQRNDSVYEELQRHDRESEDAPSGWRSEEEMGAEAADLRRRLLQRT; from the coding sequence ATGTCCACTCTTCGCTTCGGGCAGCACCTGATCAAGGCCTCGGCGGTCTTCCTGCAGACGGAACTCAGTTTCGCTCTGGTCAACCGGAAGCCCGTGGTGCCGGGGCACGTGCTCGTGTGCCCGCTCCGACCCGTGGAGCGGTTCCGGGACCTCCACCCGGAGGAGCTGGCGGATCTATTCAAAACCACCCAGCTGGTCGCGGACCTGGTGGAGAAGCACTTCAGCGCCACCTCGCTCACCATCGCCATCCAGGACGGTCCCGAGGCCGGACAGACCGTGAAGCACGTCCACGTGCACGTGCTGCCCCGGAGGGAGGGCGACTTCCAGAGGAACGACAGCGTCTacgaggagctgcagagacacgaCCGGGAGAGTGAGGACGCGCCCTCCGGGTGGAGGtcggaggaggagatgggagcGGAGGCTGCGGACCTGAGGAGGAGGCTCCTGCAGAGGACATGA
- the hadhb gene encoding trifunctional enzyme subunit beta, mitochondrial yields the protein MAAKMLNTMRSCSLRPAWAVRFGARSLSTTTQLQAQVQTKSKKTLARPGVKNVVLVEGVRTPFLLSGTTYADLMPHDLARAALQGLLSRTGLSKDAVDYIIYGTVIQEVKTSNVAREAALGAGFSDKIPAHTVTMACISSNVAMTSGVGMIAAGQCDSIVAGGVEFMSDVPIRHSRKMRKTMLSLSRAKTLGQRLSLIGSIRLAHLSPELPAVAEFSTAETMGHSADRLAAAFGVSRLEQDEFALRSHSLAKKAQDEGLLQDVISFKVPGRDIVSKDNGIRPSSMQQLAKLKPAFIKPHGTVTAANSSFLTDGASAVLIMSEEKALAMGYKPKAYLRDFVYVSQDPKDQLLLGPTYGTPKVLERAGLSMSDIDVFEFHEAFAGQIMANLKAMDSDWFAQTYMGKKSKVGTPPMEKFNLWGGSLSLGHPFGATGCRLVTTVAHRLQKEGGQYGLVAACAAGGQGHAMVIEAYPQ from the exons ATGGCCGCCAAGATGCTGAACACGATGCGCAGCTGCTCTCTCAGACCCGCCTGGGCCGTGAGGTTCG GTGCTCGCTCCCTCAGTACGACGACCCAGCTTCAGGCTCAAG TTCAGACAAAAAGCAAGAAGACACTTGCTCGCCCTGGTGTGAAGAACGTTGTCCTAGTGGAGGGAGTTCGAACCCCTTTCCTGTTGTCTGGTACCAC ATATGCTGACCTCATGCCCCATGACTTGGCCAGAGCAGCTCTGCA GGGTCTCCTGAGCAGGACAGGTCTATCCAAAGACGCTGTCGACTACATCATCTATGGAACTGTGATCCAGGAGGTCAAAACCAGCAATGTAGCAAGAgag GCGGCGCTCGGTGCAGGCTTCTCCGACAAGATCCCGGCTCACACTGTCACCATGGCGTGCATCTCCTCCAACGTGGCAATGACCTCAG gTGTTGGTATGATTGCTGCAGGCCAGTGTGACTCTATTGTAGCAGGCGGggtggagttcatgtctgatgTTCCCATTCGTCACAGCCGTAAGATGAGGAAGACCATGCTGTCCCTCAGCAGAGCAAAAACCCTCGGCCAGAGGCTCAGTCTGATCGGCAGCATCCGACTGGCTCACCTCTCACCAGAG CTTCCTGCTGTAGCCGAGTTCTCCACGGCCGAAACGATGGGCCACAGTGCCGATCGTCTGGCGGCTGCGTTTGGCGTCTCCAGATTGGAGCAGGATGAGTTTGCACTGCGGTCACACAGTTTGGCTAAAAAGGCCCAGGATGAAGGTCTGCTGCAGGACGTCATCTCCTTCAAAGTGCCAG GTCGTGACATTGTTTCCAAGGACAACGGCATCCGTCCATCCTCCATGCAGCAGCTGGCCAAGCTGAAGCCTGCTTTCATTAAACCTCACGGCACAGTCACCGCTGCCAACTCTTCTTTcctg actGACGGGGCCTCTGCTGTGCTCATCATGTCTGAAGAGAAAGCTTTGGCTATGGGTTACAAGCCTAAAGCCTACCTCAG AGACTTTGTCTACGTGTCTCAGGACCCTAAAGATCAGCTGCTTTTGGG GCCCACGTACGGTACGCCTAAAGTCCTGGAACGCGCCGGCTTGTCCATGAGTGACATCGATGTCTTTGAGTTCCACGAGGCTTTTGCA GGTCAGATAATGGCAAATCTGAAGGCTATGGACTCAGACTGGTTCGCCCAGACGTACATGGGAAAGAAGTCGAAG GTGGGGACTCCCCCCATGGAGAAGTTCAACCTGTGGGGAggctctctgtctctgggtcACCCGTTCGGCGCCACCGGCTGCAGGCTGGTCACCACAGTGGCCCACCGGCTgcagaaggagggaggacagtACGGACTGGTGGCAGCTTGTGCTGCTGGAGGACAG GGTCATGCCATGGTGATTGAGGCCTACCCCCAGTAA